Within the Arachis duranensis cultivar V14167 chromosome 10, aradu.V14167.gnm2.J7QH, whole genome shotgun sequence genome, the region GACCCTTTTGTTGATGATGAAGGTAATTTCTCATTATATCAAGAATTTAAGTTTGTAGTTTGCAAGAGATATGAATTATTAGTAATACATCAAAGTGATTATGTTtgcatttttataatttttttactgtaGTTTTGAATGGTTATGATGATTCAATGTTGGATGTGGATATGGAAGATAATTTTATACCGTCCTCAGAAACCTTAGACGGtatgtaaaatttttatctGTATGTTTATTTGCATCTTTGTGTACATCATGGACTAAATTGTATCGGATGACAACTGAGTAGCTAAAGAGAGTTCATTCGTCAGATGTCTGGGATATAGGAAATCCTATTTATCAATGTCAACACTGTAAAGCATGGATGTGGTCTGGAGAAAGGCTTGCTAAATCCAAACAGTCGCCCCAACCAAAGTTTTCATTATGTTGTATGGAAGGAAAGATTGAGCTTCCTCTACTTTCTGTGCCTCCTGATGAGCTCATTCAGCTTCATACTGGAGGAGATCAAAGAAGTAttcattttctaaaaaatataaggaCATTTAATTCAATGTTTTGTTTTACATCAATGGCTGGAAAAATTGACCGTGGGGTGAACAATGGGActgctcctccaatttttaagCTTGGGGGTCAAAACTACCATAGCATTGGTAGCTTACTTCCTCCTGATAGTTTGCGACCAACATTTGCCCAGCTATATATCTATGACACAGAGAATGAGATTGATAATCGAATAGGCACACTTCGGTAATTTTCATGCAACCAgtcaaattttttagttattttttatctgtgagagaaaataacataaattttattatttttttttcgcagTTCCAATGAAGCTATAAATGAGCGGGATAGGAAAATTGTGGCAATATTAAGAAACATGCTAGATAGATATAATAGTTTGGCAAAGAGTTTTCGCTATGCAAGAGATAGGTACCAACAGGAAAATTGCACAAACATAAAGCTTAAGTTGATTAgtaaaaggactacagatggcaggacatacaacttgccatctAAATGACTACAGATGACAggacatacaacttgccatctGCATCTGAAGTGGCTGCATTGATTATTGTCAATGTCGAACAACTTagcaaagatagagatattaTTATAGAGAGTCAATCTAGAAAGCTCCAGCGGATTGATGTTTTTCATCCATCTTATTTAGCCTTGCAATATCCATTGTTGTTTCCGTATGGGGAGGATGTATTTCGTTTGGGTATTGCAACATCAGATTCTATCTCCGCTAGAcctacaaagaaaaacaaaacaatcaCTTTGCGACAATTCTTTGCTTTTCGACTACAGAAAAGGACGGGTGAATTTCCGTTAATTCTGAGATCAAAGAGATTATTCCAACAGTTTCTGGTAGATGCCTACACAATTACTTCTATTGGATTGAAGGCAGAAGACCGTCCTGATATATTGTGTCGAATTTTCAAGATCAAACTTAATGGTTTGATTGATGacctaaaagaagaaaatatttttggcaaaattttGGAATGTAAAGTCTGTGTTTATGCAATACCTTATTAAAATCTTATGTTGTAATGTTttgcttatttatctttttcaattttcagatGTTTACACTATAGAATTTCAAAAGAGAGGATTTTCGCATGCACATATCCTTTTATTCATGAGTAACGAGTTCAAGCCACAAACACCAGAtgacatagacaaacatataacAGCTGAGATTCCTGATGAAAATGAAAGGCCAAATCTACATAGAGCTGTTCAAAATTACATGGTACATGGTCCATGTGGTCCGTACAACAATAATTCACCTTGCATGAAGAATGGATCCTGTTCAAAGTTCTATCCTAAAGAGTTTAGACAGCGAACACTCATTGATGAGGCCGGATTTCCCAAATATAGGCGTACTGATAACGGTCGAACAGTGAAAAAAAGAGAATGTGTACTAGATAATAAGTTCATTGTTCCGTATAATCCAGAATTGTTGCTCAAGTTCGGGTGCCACATAAATGTGGAATACACATGCCAAACAAGTTCTATTAAGTATCTGTTTAAGTATGTATACAAGGGTAATGACCGCGTAACAGCTACTCTATACAATGCTGGTGATCCGTCAGAAGCCACACAAGTTGTTGACGAAATTAGGAATTACTACGATTGTAGGTATATTTCGGCATGTAAGGCAGTCTGGCGTCTATTTGGATACGAAATCCAAGAGAAAGAACCATTTGTGATTAGACTTCTATTCCATTTGGAGGATGAGCAATCTGTGGTTTATGGTGAAACTTCTAATGTGAATGATATCGTCGAAAAAGCAATATCTCATAAGTCCATGTTTTTGGGATGGATGGCAGCGAACATGTCATATCCTTATGCTCGAAGTCTGACTTATGCTGAGTTTCCAACCAAGTTTGTTTGGAAGGACGATTATTCAAAGTGGTTTCCTAGAAAGAAAGGCTTCGCAATTGGAAGGTTGACTCATGTACCTGCAGGTAATGACGAGTTTACATTCAATTTTGATCTTACttatttaaagatttaaatttaaaatcttaacaGCCTGTACCCCATGTccattttattcaatttatctACACTAGAAAATAAATGTTCAAATAACTTCCAACAGTTATAATTTGTAGAttatatgatttattatttttctatattttttagaaaaattattcttAAGCGGATGTGAAGctacataataattaaaatagcgTAGCTTAATCCATTTAATAACTTAAGAGTGGGATTTTAACTAAGTTTTTTGCAGCAAATACCGAAGAATATTACCAACGACTTCTCTTGAATACTCAAAGAGGATGTACAGGTTTTCGAGATATAAGAACAGTTGGAGGAACAATTTAAGCTACGTATAGAGATGCATGCTTCGCCCTTGGACTCTTGCAAGATGACAAAGAATTCATTGATGCAATTAAGGAAGAAAGCTTATGGGCCTCAGGATCATATGTTAGGAGGTCATTTGTCATTCTATTAACACCCAACAATATCTCAAGACCAGAACATGTTTGGGATAGATGTTGGCATGAACTCTCAGATGATATTTTGTATCGACAGAGAGCCGTGATGAACATGAGCGGTGAGTTTCTATTAATTACAACGATAAAAGTTCTTCCTTATTGATCATTTTTagtttgattgaatttttatgGTATCGTATAATATGCAGAGTTAACAATGTCAGATGATGAGATTAAGCAGTTGTGCTTAATGGATATAGACAAGATCTTATATTCCTATGGTAAAACCTTGAAAGACTATCCTCCTATGCCTTTAGCAACTGAAGTTGATAATTCTTTGTTAACCGAAAGGGTTATAAGGGAAGAGCTAAACTTTAACAGGAATGATTTAAAGAAAAATGCCTCAGACATGTTAGCCATCGCAACACCTGAGCAGAGATATGCATTCGATAAAATTGTTACAGCTGTGTATTGTGATGAAGGGGGTTTTTTCTTTGTGTATGGTCATGGAGGTACTGGAAAAACATTTCTCTGGAACCTTATGTCTGCTGAGATTCGCTTAAGGGATGATATAGTGTTAAACGTTGCTTCGAGTGGTATTGCATCTTTACTTCTTCCCAATGGAAGAACGGCACACTCAAGGATCAAAATACCGCTGAATATAACTGAGGATTCTATATGTAACATCAAACCTGGTTCCCCTCAAGCAATGTTACTGTTGAAAGCCAAACTTATAATTTGGGATGAGGCCCCAATGGTTAGTAGGTACTGCTACGAAGCGCTTGACAAATGCTTGGGTGACATCATGAGGTGTTCTCCAACATATAGCAAAGATTTGCCCTTTGAAGGAAAAGTGGTTGTACTAGGTGGAGACTTTAGACAAATTCTTCCTGTCATTCCACGAGGATCGAGACAAGATATCGTTCATTCAACCGTGAATTCGTCTTACCTTTGAAAGTTTTGCCAGGTGCTCAAACTAACAAAAAACATGAGACTCTCTGTAGGGACGACTACTTCAGATCAAGACGAGACAGAGCAATTTGGTGAGTGGTTATTGAAAGTTGGTGATGGTCTAATAGGTGACAATATGGATGGTGAATCTGAGATATGTCTTCCAGGAGATATTGTTATTCCTTCTTCGGACCAGGCATTTGATGAGTTAGTTCATTTTTCTTATCCAAATATTCTGGAAAACATGTCCTCAAAGGATTTTTTCAAAGCAAGAACTATACTGGCTCCCACACTAGACATCGTTGAAGAGGTCAACAACCATCTGATGGCTATCATTCCTGGAGGAGAAAAATTATATCTTAGTTCGGATTCCATTTGTATGGATGAAGGGAATATGGAGAGTCAACTAGATCTCTATGGTCCTGAATTACTAAATAGCATAAATTGCTCTGGTTTGCCTCCACAtaaattaatactcaaggtTGGTGTTCCGGTGATGTTACTGAGGAATATTGACTAATCCAGTGGTCTTTGTAATGGTACAAGGCTACAAGTTAGGAAACTTGGAAATCATGTCATAGAATGTGAAGTCTTAACGGGTAACAATGTTGGTCATATTGCTTTGATTCCAAGAATGAATATGGTACCAACAAATGAAACCGTCCCAGTTAGATTCCAACGAAGACAGTTTTCCATAATAGTATCGTTTGCCATGACAATTAATAAGTCTCAGGGACAAACTTTATCTCATGTTGGATTGTACTTGCCCAGACCAGTTTTTACACATGGCCAACTATATGTGGCACTTTCAAAAGTTAAGAGTAAGAGAGGTTTAAAAGTTTTACTTATGAATCACGTAGGAATGTCTACAAATTCAACTATCAATGTTGTTTATAGAGAAGTCTTTGAAAAAATAGTATTCtaatgtaaatattttaattttattttaaattctgtatcagtgtataattattttactttaaaatatataaaataattattacttccttttttaagttaaactttgattttgataataattttataaatatcttaaaataataattattttgtatttttgttttaagtatcgaagcatataaatttttttcttacttttataaattttcCCGTGCTGAGCACGGATTTATACACTAGTTGATGgtaaaaaagaaaatctaaTAAGATGGTATTCGGCAACAAATCACCAATAATTAAGTATTAACATCAGTAGCGAAGTTTCGCTTTGACAATGGGGAGTCATGACCCTccaaatttttaatagaaaCATTAATATTACTTTATTCAAGGAGTGAAATTGGTTCAGTTGGGTAAGTCTTGGACTAAAAACTTAGTTATCCCATATTTAACTCTTACATCGTCTATAATTTCTTTGAGCTCAAATGTAACATATTAGAATGGTCTTTGACAAGAATTTTTTGCCTCCCTCAAAAATTATTCCAAGCTTTGTCATTAATtgacatattttatttaaaatcagAACGAATGAACAATAATCAAAACATgcttttattataataaaaacaaatcagAACTAATTGAGGAtaacaaatcaacaataattaaaatatgtttaattaaaattagaataaactagaattaaacATGGAGAACAAAGCAACAAATCAACATTATatgtaattaaaatcaaaacataTCAGAACCAAATAAAGAGaataaatcaacaataatcagaagtttagaacaacaaattaatcttataaattataataacaagTTCTGAACAAATCCagcattataaattataataacaaaattcAGACCTTAAtcctattttaaaaagaaaaaaagtagttCAGCAGCATTACCAGAACCAGCGCCGAGAAAAAGAGGAGCGGCTGAGCAGGGGCTTGTGACCTTCCTCCCCAAAAAAGCAACAATGCCGTAATGAAGATGAGCAACACCGAGAAGAAGAGCAGTGCCGAGAAGAAGAGGATAAGCAACAACGAGGAGAAGAGGACCACGAGCATAGCAGTGACCTTTACACTTCGCGACAGCTATTGGTAGCGTCGTGACTAAGGTTCTCCGGCAAGTAGTGCGGCGTAGAAAAACTGTATAGCATGAAAGCAGAGCTGCTGGTTCAGAGAAAGAACACCGTGAAGCCAGTGACGATGGACAGTGGATGTCTGAATGAGCATTCACAAAGAGTCTGAAAATGagaatttaagatttaggaGTTTGGGGTCTTTGTGCCCTATTAGAGTGAGAGAGATTGTGTGTGGGGTTGCAACATCATTGAACGACGCAAAAGATGACGACAGAAGAGACCAAGACGAGGCAGAACAAGAGTCTACGCAGGTGCTCCTTTTTCCAAAAGCTCCATTGTTCAGTTATACTGTGGAATGAAAGCGTAGAAAGAGGAGTAAAAGTGACggagttagttttttttttattatttactctttttacatttaattatttttattcttatttatgtttaataatgtaattaaacttttttatgtttcaaattaagtttatattaatatttaaaattttattattagtaagaattatatattaattttttaaaaaatataaaatagtatctacaatttttaaaaattaattatttaatctttaattttttttataaaaataattaatgaatacaaatattatttaaaatttttaatttttgaaataaaataaaattatcctaaaaaaattatataaacaatttttttactcttaaagattttaatattttgaaacaattttttttaattacaaaaaatatttatattttgtgacaaacaaatacattgttataaataatattaaattttgtgacaaattaattttttgttaacaaacaattggagtttttgaaataaaaatatattttgttataaaataagtTGAATTTTTACAACTACTttatcttttgttataaaataaaaattttgtaacgTAACACCAATTCATTCCAAAAGCTgacataatttgtaacaaaaagataaattgttataaaatattagtacattttgtaacaatttgTATTGTTGTTACAAAGTATTATTATTCGGTAACAATCACCAATTATTGTTACAaataataatctttttataacaattttaaatttaacacaatttttgttacaaatgtgttattttttttagtgaattttatttttcatcaattacttttaatactaaaaataaaaaatagaatatataatattttttaattgggtaaaatatatttttattcctaaagtttggcaaaagttttaaaaatactcctaagttttattttatttcaattttgtcaaaaaaattttcgatttgcatcaaatatacacctgacggctaatttttcgaaaaatttaagatcaattcaacaacaatttcataagaacaaccctCAATACAAGCAAATCGAGTataattttcatgtattattgttatattggtcttaaatttttttaaaatttaaccaTCGAGAGTATTTTaatgcaaatcgaaaatttttagaacaaaattaaaacaaaataaaacttaagaatatttttaaaatttttgtcaaatttcatgaacaaaaaatatattttactctttttaatttaattaacccAATAAATGTGTTAAATCGTACATGAATGTGGTACCCTAAAAAACAcggcaaggaaaggaaaaaaaagtggaGCGGGAGTACCAAAACTGCCCTTGTTTTCCAAGGCATATTCTCCCATAGATCATAGATGGGACCCGTATGACACAAaaacttgcttcaagccatcAACCAGTTAATTCCGAAATCCAATTTATGAGCGTAAGTGGTGCCACATTATGTTGCATAATTGTTGTGTCAAGTGTCAACAAACATACTAATTATTTTGTTACACTACTGGCCAACGTCTTCAATGGAATGGGCTCCATTGttgcttgattgcttgagtGTTAAGTgggattttttaaataaataaaataaatattttatttattaaaataaacaatttaTAGTGTTTTTACCAAAATGCATcgaatatcttattttatttacagtataaacaaaataatattatacgtatttcgtttacactgtaatTAAGATAAGGCCACATAATATTGACATATATATTTCGTTTACGGTATAAACGAAATACAtgtagtattattttatttatactgTGAATGAGATACATGAATGATTATGACGTTTACAATG harbors:
- the LOC107469782 gene encoding uncharacterized protein LOC107469782 produces the protein MRLSVGTTTSDQDETEQFGEWLLKVGDGLIGDNMDGESEICLPGDIVIPSSDQAFDELVHFSYPNILENMSSKDFFKARTILAPTLDIVEEVNNHLMAIIPGGEKLYLSSDSICMDEGNMESQLDLYGPELLNSINCSGLPPHKLILKVGVPVMLLRNID